From a region of the Nocardioides ginsengisegetis genome:
- the aspS gene encoding aspartate--tRNA(Asn) ligase, whose protein sequence is MSHGFETLAGARSSTTERTLCADLSSATPGQTVRLQGWVHRRRELAALTFLVVRDRTGLAQVVVKDVDLAVPPEETAVTVTGLATANPQAPGGIEVTSPVIEALGDPADTPPVELWRPTLTAGLPTLLDQAATTWRHPAQRAKWELAAASLHGFRSTLDATGFTEVHSPKLVESATESGANVFEVDYFGRKAYLAQSPQFYKQVLVGVFERVYEVGPVFRAEPHDTVRHLAQYTSLDVELGFIEDHREVVACLRDVVAGMVAAIHERAASAVERLAIDVPVVPDEFPVLHFREALEIAGAPADEPDLAPAHERALGAWAKEEHGSDFVVVEGYPTANRAFYSHPDPEDPHWSRSFDLIFRGTELVSGAQRLHRYDDYVATLAERGYPLEPYASYVDAFRRGIPPHGGFAIGLERWTSRLTGSANVREVTLFPRDLHRLAP, encoded by the coding sequence ATGTCCCATGGTTTCGAGACGCTCGCTGGCGCTCGCTCCTCAACCACCGAGCGCACCCTGTGTGCAGACCTTTCCTCGGCCACGCCCGGACAGACCGTCCGGTTGCAGGGCTGGGTGCACCGCCGCCGCGAGCTCGCGGCCCTGACCTTCCTCGTCGTGCGGGACCGCACGGGCCTCGCGCAGGTCGTGGTCAAGGACGTCGACCTGGCCGTCCCGCCCGAGGAGACCGCGGTGACCGTGACCGGGCTCGCGACCGCCAACCCGCAGGCGCCGGGCGGGATCGAGGTCACGTCACCCGTGATCGAGGCGCTCGGCGACCCGGCCGACACCCCGCCGGTCGAGCTGTGGCGACCCACCCTGACCGCCGGGCTGCCGACCCTGCTCGACCAGGCGGCCACGACGTGGCGGCACCCCGCCCAGCGGGCCAAGTGGGAGCTGGCCGCGGCGAGCCTGCACGGCTTCCGGTCGACGCTCGACGCCACCGGCTTCACCGAGGTGCACTCCCCCAAGCTCGTGGAGTCCGCGACCGAGTCGGGCGCCAACGTCTTCGAGGTCGACTACTTCGGACGCAAGGCCTACCTCGCGCAGTCGCCGCAGTTCTACAAGCAGGTGCTGGTCGGCGTCTTCGAGCGGGTCTACGAGGTCGGCCCCGTCTTCCGGGCCGAGCCGCACGACACGGTGCGGCACCTCGCGCAGTACACCTCCCTCGACGTGGAGCTCGGCTTCATCGAGGACCACCGCGAGGTCGTGGCCTGCCTGCGCGACGTCGTCGCGGGGATGGTCGCGGCGATCCACGAGCGGGCCGCGTCAGCGGTCGAGCGGCTCGCGATCGACGTGCCGGTCGTGCCGGACGAGTTCCCGGTGCTGCACTTCCGCGAGGCGCTGGAGATCGCCGGCGCACCCGCCGACGAGCCCGACCTGGCGCCGGCGCACGAGCGGGCGCTCGGGGCGTGGGCCAAGGAGGAGCACGGCAGCGACTTCGTCGTCGTCGAGGGCTACCCCACGGCCAACCGGGCGTTCTACAGCCACCCGGACCCCGAGGACCCGCACTGGTCGCGCTCCTTCGACCTGATCTTCCGCGGCACCGAGCTGGTCAGCGGGGCCCAGCGGCTGCACCGGTACGACGACTACGTGGCGACGCTGGCGGAGCGGGGCTATCCGCTCGAGCCCTACGCGTCGTACGTCGACGCCTTCCGCCGCGGCATCCCGCCGCACGGCGGCTTCGCGATCGGACTCGAGCGGTGGACGTCGCGGCTGACCGGCAGCGCCAACGTGCGCGAGGTGACGCTCTTCCCGCGCGACCTGCACCGGCTCGCGCCGTAG
- a CDS encoding sulfite oxidase — protein sequence MLRDRWDRPVDGGSWFVHHGEDSFGDAESRWEADVPRVTPNDRFFVRNHTRPPVIDEGAWRLLVSGDGVVGDTTYSLADLKAFTSTTYERAVECTGNGRSLFGTQQGTPTPGTPWELGAIGVARWTGVPLRTVLRHAGLRGDAVQVMPVGLDAPYVEDGINHGRVRRPLPIGKALDDTIIAWEMNGEPLPPDHGFPARLVVPGWVGIASIKWLGELRVTTSVVDSPWNTRWYRMHGDDWSGDHAVLDRMPPKSVVDVTGEPSVGHLTLLRGRAWSGEASIRMVEVSTDGGESWDEAHLTGPNEPSSWVEWEHPWTPTGVGPATLMTRATDSLGRVQPLEAPLNDDGYLFGAVVRRVVTVTSEVRRRTPA from the coding sequence ATGTTGCGCGACCGATGGGACCGTCCGGTGGACGGCGGAAGCTGGTTCGTCCACCACGGCGAGGACTCGTTCGGCGACGCCGAGAGCCGCTGGGAGGCCGACGTCCCGCGGGTGACCCCCAACGACCGGTTCTTCGTCCGCAACCACACCCGTCCCCCGGTGATCGACGAGGGCGCGTGGCGGCTGCTGGTCAGCGGCGACGGCGTGGTCGGCGACACGACGTACTCCCTGGCGGACCTGAAGGCCTTCACCAGCACCACCTACGAGCGCGCGGTGGAGTGCACGGGCAACGGACGCAGCCTCTTCGGCACCCAACAGGGCACGCCCACCCCCGGCACCCCGTGGGAGCTCGGCGCCATCGGCGTGGCCCGCTGGACCGGCGTCCCGCTGCGCACCGTGCTGCGGCACGCAGGCCTGCGCGGCGACGCGGTGCAGGTGATGCCGGTCGGGCTGGACGCTCCCTATGTCGAGGACGGCATCAACCACGGACGCGTACGACGCCCGCTGCCCATCGGCAAGGCGCTGGACGACACGATCATCGCGTGGGAGATGAACGGCGAGCCGCTGCCGCCCGACCACGGCTTCCCCGCCCGGCTGGTCGTGCCCGGCTGGGTCGGCATCGCGAGCATCAAGTGGCTCGGCGAGCTGCGGGTCACGACGTCAGTGGTGGACTCGCCGTGGAACACGCGGTGGTACCGCATGCACGGCGACGACTGGTCCGGCGACCACGCCGTGCTGGACCGAATGCCTCCCAAGAGCGTGGTCGACGTGACCGGCGAGCCGAGCGTGGGGCACCTGACCCTGCTGCGCGGCCGCGCGTGGTCGGGCGAGGCGTCGATCCGGATGGTCGAGGTCAGCACCGACGGCGGCGAGTCGTGGGACGAGGCGCACCTGACCGGCCCCAACGAGCCGTCGAGCTGGGTCGAGTGGGAGCACCCGTGGACCCCGACCGGCGTCGGCCCCGCCACCCTGATGACCCGGGCGACCGACAGCCTCGGCCGCGTGCAGCCGCTGGAGGCGCCGCTCAACGACGACGGCTACCTCTTCGGCGCCGTCGTACGCCGCGTGGTGACAGTCACTTCAGAGGTCAGACGCCGCACGCCGGCGTGA
- a CDS encoding glycoside hydrolase family 6 protein: MNKLAALLFAVLMIGALAAEPAAAARSTPRWEVWQVPEKPARANPHNPLANRLWGVYDGPQDQVWAPYLSASGTTKHLIGKVALRPRTKWYGSFVPDALIEDTVRSYIAASQDGDPSKLVQLAVFRMAPWEHEACNRPPSQAERTSYRAWIKGLARGIAETPTLVVMQPDGPFLWCAPNRTVTAKLLTFATKTLSALKRTSVYIDAGAADWCENEKGHDPERCAAILKRTGIRHARGFALDSTHYNSASSNIRHGAAIVRILKRDGFGSKHFIVDTAQNGRPMTWGEVIPSTPGGLKNDARTCSTQKMRRCVTLGIPPTAQPGAARYGMPRDVRHLADALVDGFVWFGRPWLHNQADPFVAQRALDMGRTTPWPGPRTGTPAG, translated from the coding sequence ATGAACAAGCTCGCAGCCCTGCTCTTCGCCGTCCTGATGATCGGCGCCCTCGCCGCTGAGCCGGCGGCCGCGGCCCGCTCGACACCCCGCTGGGAGGTCTGGCAGGTGCCGGAGAAGCCGGCCAGGGCCAACCCGCACAACCCGCTGGCGAACCGGCTCTGGGGCGTCTACGACGGGCCCCAGGACCAGGTGTGGGCGCCGTACCTCTCCGCGTCGGGCACCACGAAGCACCTCATCGGCAAGGTCGCACTCCGACCGCGGACGAAGTGGTATGGCTCGTTCGTGCCCGACGCCCTCATCGAGGACACGGTCCGCAGCTACATCGCCGCCTCGCAGGACGGCGACCCGAGCAAGCTCGTGCAGCTCGCGGTCTTCCGGATGGCGCCGTGGGAGCACGAGGCCTGCAACCGACCGCCGAGCCAGGCCGAGCGGACCAGCTACCGCGCGTGGATCAAGGGCCTGGCCCGCGGCATCGCGGAAACCCCGACGCTGGTCGTGATGCAGCCCGACGGGCCGTTCCTGTGGTGCGCGCCCAACAGGACGGTGACGGCCAAGCTGCTGACCTTCGCCACGAAGACCCTCTCGGCCCTCAAACGCACCAGCGTCTACATCGACGCCGGCGCGGCCGACTGGTGCGAGAACGAGAAGGGGCACGACCCCGAGCGCTGCGCCGCGATCCTCAAGCGCACCGGCATCCGCCACGCCCGCGGCTTCGCACTGGACTCCACCCACTACAACAGCGCGAGCAGCAACATCCGCCACGGTGCCGCGATCGTGCGCATCCTCAAGCGCGACGGCTTCGGCTCGAAGCACTTCATCGTCGACACCGCCCAGAACGGCCGGCCCATGACGTGGGGCGAGGTCATCCCGTCCACGCCGGGCGGCCTCAAGAACGACGCCCGCACCTGCTCGACGCAGAAGATGCGCCGGTGCGTCACCCTCGGCATCCCGCCGACCGCCCAGCCGGGCGCCGCCCGCTACGGGATGCCCCGGGACGTGCGGCACCTCGCGGACGCCCTGGTCGACGGCTTCGTCTGGTTCGGCCGGCCGTGGCTGCACAACCAGGCCGACCCGTTCGTGGCCCAGCGCGCGCTCGACATGGGGCGCACCACGCCGTGGCCCGGCCCGCGGACGGGGACGCCCGCGGGCTGA
- a CDS encoding VanW family protein: MDQERESEGGKVVLVMLLVLVLLVAGGYAAAYAFAGNKLPQGAEIAGVRVGGLRPVVAEQTLRDGLADRVDAPITVTVGGQPVELVPSQIGLGVDYAASVAAAGGERSWRPSHLWDYYTAGGDHAPELAVDTAALTQAMTNLAATTGHHPVDGTVSFKDGKIVTTSARPGLAIDPQEAAQQVEDAYLTELADEGVEVALHQVQPDVDNADVQKALDSFANPALSSAVTLDFGDASIRLQPRDYADALALEPHDGRLEPTVDEKKLIKLVDRAISDHGAPVPATVALVNGRPRVIPDKPGVTFHPSDVTDAFLSLVTRPDGKREMKVKATVARAAFTTKDARKLGIKQQISTFTTYYPYAEYRNVNIGRAAELVDGTVLKPGQTFSLNKTVGERTRANGFTEGFIISNGIFAEDLGGGVSQMATTTFNAMFFAGLKDVEHKPHSFYIDRYPVGREATVAWGSVDLRFTNDTPYGVLISAHVTPSTPTSQGVVTVSMWSTKVWDITTTTGDRYHFVPPKTRTLHTKDCYPNEGYDGFDIDVVRYFRKVGQSALDHQETFHTHYIPSDTVICK, encoded by the coding sequence ATGGACCAGGAGCGCGAGAGCGAGGGCGGCAAGGTCGTCCTGGTCATGCTGCTGGTCCTCGTCCTGTTGGTCGCGGGAGGGTACGCCGCGGCGTACGCCTTCGCCGGCAACAAGCTGCCCCAGGGCGCCGAGATCGCCGGTGTCCGCGTCGGCGGGCTGCGGCCCGTGGTCGCCGAGCAGACGCTCCGCGACGGCCTCGCCGACCGCGTCGACGCGCCGATCACGGTCACCGTCGGGGGCCAGCCCGTCGAGCTCGTGCCGAGCCAGATCGGCCTCGGGGTCGACTACGCCGCCAGCGTCGCAGCGGCCGGCGGCGAGCGGAGCTGGCGCCCCTCCCACCTGTGGGACTACTACACCGCCGGCGGCGACCACGCGCCGGAACTGGCCGTCGACACCGCCGCCCTGACCCAGGCGATGACCAACCTGGCCGCGACGACCGGCCACCACCCCGTCGACGGCACGGTCTCGTTCAAGGACGGCAAGATCGTCACGACCTCCGCCCGCCCCGGCCTCGCGATCGACCCGCAGGAGGCAGCGCAGCAGGTCGAGGACGCCTACCTCACCGAGCTGGCCGACGAGGGTGTCGAGGTGGCGCTCCACCAGGTGCAGCCCGACGTCGACAACGCCGATGTCCAGAAGGCGCTCGACAGCTTCGCCAACCCGGCCCTCTCCAGCGCCGTCACCCTCGACTTCGGCGACGCCAGCATCCGGCTGCAGCCGCGCGACTACGCCGACGCGCTCGCCCTGGAGCCCCACGACGGCAGGCTCGAGCCGACCGTCGACGAGAAGAAGCTGATCAAGCTCGTCGACCGGGCCATCAGCGACCACGGCGCCCCCGTCCCCGCGACCGTCGCGCTGGTCAACGGCAGGCCGCGGGTCATCCCCGACAAGCCCGGCGTCACGTTCCACCCCTCCGACGTCACCGACGCCTTCCTCTCCCTGGTCACCCGGCCCGACGGCAAGCGCGAGATGAAGGTGAAGGCCACCGTCGCCCGGGCCGCCTTCACCACGAAGGACGCCCGCAAGCTCGGGATCAAGCAGCAGATCTCGACGTTCACGACCTACTACCCCTACGCGGAGTACCGCAACGTCAACATCGGCCGCGCCGCCGAGCTCGTCGACGGCACCGTCCTCAAGCCCGGCCAGACGTTCTCCCTCAACAAGACCGTGGGGGAGCGGACCCGCGCCAACGGCTTCACCGAGGGCTTCATCATCAGCAACGGCATCTTCGCCGAGGATCTCGGCGGCGGCGTCTCCCAGATGGCCACCACGACGTTCAACGCGATGTTCTTCGCCGGGCTCAAGGACGTCGAGCACAAGCCGCACTCCTTCTACATCGACCGCTACCCGGTCGGCCGGGAGGCCACCGTCGCCTGGGGCTCGGTCGACCTGCGGTTCACCAACGACACGCCGTACGGCGTCCTCATCAGCGCCCACGTCACGCCGAGCACCCCCACCAGCCAGGGCGTCGTGACCGTCAGCATGTGGTCCACCAAGGTCTGGGACATCACCACGACCACCGGCGACCGCTACCACTTCGTGCCGCCGAAGACCCGCACCCTGCACACGAAGGACTGCTACCCCAACGAGGGCTACGACGGCTTCGACATCGACGTCGTCCGCTACTTCCGGAAGGTCGGCCAGTCCGCGCTCGACCACCAGGAGACCTTCCACACCCACTACATCCCCAGCGACACGGTGATCTGCAAGTAG
- a CDS encoding esterase/lipase family protein encodes MRTWIAALGLAILIVIVLPLMSVADPAYPTNPFGEPTGANDWSCRPTTQRPEPVIIVHGTFGDRKSLLDDLSAAMVDRGFCVFSLDYGNRGTGPIADSARQLKRFTQKVLDATGASKVSMVGHSQGGMMPRYYIKFLGGDAVVDDLVGLSPSNHGSTVVPGGSGSGGGSGTGGFCVACDQQSAGSPFLRRLNAGDETPGQVSYTQITTRYDEVVVPYTSAYLAAGPRTTNITLQDACPTDLAEHVRIPMSTAAISWTLDALTHDGPADPRFTPACGV; translated from the coding sequence ATGAGGACGTGGATCGCAGCTCTCGGACTGGCCATCCTGATCGTGATCGTGCTGCCCCTCATGAGCGTGGCCGACCCGGCCTACCCGACCAACCCCTTCGGCGAGCCGACCGGCGCCAACGACTGGTCCTGCCGACCGACGACGCAGCGGCCGGAGCCGGTGATCATCGTGCACGGGACGTTCGGCGACCGGAAGAGCCTCCTCGACGACCTCTCGGCCGCCATGGTCGACCGGGGCTTCTGCGTCTTCTCCCTCGACTACGGCAACCGCGGCACCGGCCCGATCGCCGACTCCGCACGCCAGCTCAAGCGCTTCACGCAGAAGGTGCTCGACGCGACCGGGGCCAGCAAGGTCTCGATGGTCGGGCACTCCCAGGGCGGCATGATGCCGCGCTACTACATCAAGTTCCTCGGCGGTGACGCCGTCGTGGATGACCTGGTCGGGCTCTCCCCGTCCAACCACGGGTCGACCGTGGTCCCGGGCGGCTCGGGCTCGGGCGGTGGCTCCGGCACGGGCGGTTTCTGCGTCGCCTGCGACCAGCAGTCAGCCGGTTCGCCCTTCCTGCGCCGGCTCAACGCCGGTGACGAGACGCCCGGCCAGGTCAGCTACACCCAGATCACCACCCGCTACGACGAGGTCGTCGTGCCCTACACCTCGGCCTACCTCGCCGCGGGGCCGCGCACCACCAACATCACGCTGCAGGACGCCTGTCCGACCGACCTGGCCGAGCACGTCCGCATCCCGATGAGCACCGCCGCGATCTCCTGGACCCTCGACGCGCTCACCCACGACGGGCCGGCCGACCCGCGGTTCACGCCGGCGTGCGGCGTCTGA